One window from the genome of Rhodopseudomonas sp. P2A-2r encodes:
- a CDS encoding Zn-ribbon domain-containing OB-fold protein has protein sequence MPLCGRGILYSQTVVHAAPAVFRDEVPYRVGIVDLHEGVRIATRVLASDEPRLDTAVEIVVLSYRDGPMFVARPLSRAGLT, from the coding sequence GTGCCGCTCTGCGGTCGCGGAATACTTTATTCGCAGACCGTGGTGCACGCGGCACCGGCTGTGTTTCGCGATGAGGTCCCGTATCGCGTCGGCATCGTCGATCTCCACGAAGGGGTGCGCATCGCGACCCGCGTGTTGGCGAGCGACGAGCCACGACTTGATACTGCCGTTGAGATCGTCGTCCTCAGCTATCGCGACGGACCGATGTTCGTAGCGCGCCCGCTGTCCCGAGCAGGACTTACCTAA
- a CDS encoding acyl-CoA dehydrogenase family protein: protein MKLTEEQNAFRDAVHRMVEQHVVPIAAEIDETDRFPEELIPIYGDMGLLQLWVPEEYGGPGGNVTMVCLAREEIAKVSEACALMAGMNNMFALPLMHFGNDEQKRRFLPLLAKGRTVTAIAISEPDCGSDVGGMRTRAVRDGDSYVLNGQKQWCTFGSRADYIMMFAKSGDGGGANDISAFIVDVKNSPGLSFGRNERKMGMKGTINVPIYLDNVRVPVENLLGQEGKGFRSAMRALDLNRPAIAAASVGLAQGALDAAFAYAQQRRQFKRPIVEFQGIQFMLADMKMQIEAARALVYECARIGDAGDFDRLPLYASMAKCFASDVAMKVTTDAVQVFGGYGYVKDYPVERMMRDAKLNQIFEGTNQIQRIVIAREMMRAGSGY from the coding sequence ATGAAACTCACCGAAGAACAGAACGCCTTTCGTGACGCTGTGCATCGCATGGTCGAGCAGCACGTCGTTCCGATCGCAGCCGAGATTGATGAAACCGATCGGTTTCCCGAGGAGCTGATCCCGATCTACGGGGACATGGGCCTTTTGCAGTTGTGGGTACCGGAGGAATACGGCGGTCCCGGCGGCAACGTTACGATGGTGTGCCTGGCGCGCGAAGAAATCGCAAAGGTTTCGGAAGCGTGCGCCTTGATGGCAGGTATGAACAACATGTTCGCCCTTCCTCTGATGCACTTCGGCAACGATGAGCAGAAGCGCCGGTTCCTGCCGTTGCTGGCAAAGGGCCGTACCGTGACGGCGATCGCGATCAGCGAACCCGATTGTGGCTCGGATGTCGGCGGCATGCGGACGCGTGCGGTTCGCGACGGTGACAGCTATGTCCTCAACGGACAAAAACAGTGGTGTACCTTCGGGAGTCGCGCCGACTACATCATGATGTTCGCCAAGAGCGGAGATGGCGGCGGCGCCAACGACATCAGCGCCTTCATCGTCGACGTCAAGAACAGCCCAGGCCTGAGCTTCGGCCGCAATGAGCGCAAGATGGGCATGAAAGGCACGATCAACGTGCCGATCTATCTCGATAACGTTCGCGTGCCCGTCGAAAATCTGCTCGGTCAGGAGGGCAAGGGATTTCGCTCAGCGATGCGAGCACTCGACCTTAACCGACCGGCGATCGCAGCTGCATCGGTCGGCCTCGCCCAGGGCGCACTCGACGCAGCCTTTGCCTATGCCCAGCAGCGCCGCCAATTCAAGCGGCCGATCGTTGAGTTTCAGGGCATCCAGTTCATGCTCGCTGATATGAAAATGCAGATCGAGGCTGCACGTGCGCTTGTCTACGAATGCGCGCGGATCGGCGATGCCGGCGACTTCGATCGACTCCCGCTCTACGCCAGCATGGCCAAGTGCTTCGCCAGCGACGTCGCGATGAAGGTCACCACCGACGCGGTCCAGGTCTTTGGCGGCTACGGCTATGTCAAGGATTATCCCGTGGAGCGCATGATGCGCGACGCCAAGCTCAACCAGATCTTCGAGGGAACCAATCAGATCCAGCGCATCGTGATCGCGCGGGAAATGATGCGCGCCGGATCAGGTTACTGA
- a CDS encoding thiolase C-terminal domain-containing protein encodes MIELVAARRAGEAAYADAGITASDVDLAELYAPCTIIEVLASESLGLLPRGQGALLCAEGVTSLGGRIPICTSGGLQSRGHPAHVTPFYSFLEVHEQLTGRAGERQVTDARLAITSAELGNYNAAMVHVLEAVR; translated from the coding sequence ATGATCGAACTGGTCGCCGCGCGGCGGGCCGGGGAGGCGGCCTATGCCGACGCAGGGATCACCGCCTCCGATGTCGACCTCGCTGAACTCTACGCGCCGTGCACCATCATCGAGGTGCTGGCCAGCGAATCTCTCGGGCTTCTGCCGCGAGGGCAAGGCGCGCTTCTTTGTGCTGAAGGCGTCACGTCGCTCGGCGGCCGCATCCCCATCTGCACATCGGGAGGACTGCAGTCGCGCGGCCATCCGGCACATGTGACGCCGTTCTACAGCTTTCTCGAGGTCCATGAGCAGCTGACCGGGCGAGCCGGAGAACGCCAGGTGACCGATGCCCGCCTTGCGATCACGAGTGCGGAACTCGGCAACTATAACGCGGCAATGGTGCATGTGCTGGAGGCGGTCCGATGA
- a CDS encoding SDR family NAD(P)-dependent oxidoreductase: protein MVVTGAAQGIGKATSELVVALGGNVVALDLNGTALREALAPLPSDRVMAVTGSVVDADLATRTVSDAVSRFGAVHGLVNNAGITRPAMIEKMSAAQWQDVIDVHLTGAFYWTQAVGRHMVQRVKAGDPSGGSIVNISSDAGRKGSIGQINYAAAKAGLLAMSMTAAREWGKHNIRANSLCFGVVETPMTEVVRGDKFRDGILAQIPLGRWAKPEEVVRTICFLLSDAASYVTGQHLGVNGGFHISL from the coding sequence GTGGTCGTCACCGGCGCGGCGCAGGGAATCGGCAAGGCGACCTCGGAGCTCGTGGTGGCGCTGGGCGGAAATGTTGTCGCGCTCGATCTGAACGGTACAGCGCTACGAGAGGCGCTTGCGCCGTTGCCGAGCGATCGCGTGATGGCCGTGACGGGAAGCGTCGTGGATGCCGATCTGGCCACGCGCACCGTTTCGGACGCAGTCTCGCGGTTCGGCGCGGTCCACGGGCTTGTCAACAATGCTGGCATCACCCGCCCCGCCATGATCGAGAAAATGTCCGCAGCTCAATGGCAGGACGTGATCGACGTTCACCTGACCGGCGCGTTCTACTGGACCCAGGCGGTGGGGCGTCACATGGTGCAGCGCGTCAAGGCCGGCGACCCGAGCGGCGGCTCGATTGTCAACATTTCGTCCGACGCCGGGCGCAAGGGCTCGATCGGGCAGATCAACTACGCTGCGGCCAAGGCCGGCCTGCTGGCGATGTCCATGACGGCGGCGCGCGAATGGGGCAAACACAACATCCGCGCCAATTCGCTATGCTTTGGTGTGGTCGAAACCCCCATGACCGAAGTCGTACGTGGAGACAAGTTCCGCGACGGAATACTGGCGCAGATTCCGCTCGGGCGGTGGGCGAAGCCGGAAGAGGTGGTCCGGACGATATGCTTCCTGCTGTCCGATGCGGCATCCTACGTCACGGGCCAGCACCTCGGCGTCAACGGCGGATTCCATATCAGTCTTTGA
- a CDS encoding ABC transporter substrate-binding protein yields MLLAALLAPGTQANAAETVKIGAVYALTGPGAVGGGDGMRGTELAIAQINAAGGLKNHDGAQIELVKGDSQSKPINAVGETERLINQDKVAVIMGAATSNETVPLSQVAEKYGVPHINTIPQQESLSNGTLKWTWSTTLVDSDYVTGIFRALEMIHQADPKLTRIAVLCPDNEYGIEMGKLLKAELSKRKDLSLTAFIEYGASAQELLQPVLKVKASRPDVVVQVGYFRAGVLAAKAYEQLDFHPVVIGTGGMSGDPKLRPEIGNLVQWQFAVTPFSEDLAAAKPVAEAFKKKFDQTLTLNSALGYFGTMVVVKAIDEAKSFAAADIADALRKVKVRKEDMITASDFLEFDANGRNKGRDTTVTQFQGDRLVTVWPPEKAAAKPVLKGFNTP; encoded by the coding sequence TTGCTGCTCGCGGCGCTTCTTGCACCAGGAACACAGGCGAATGCGGCGGAAACCGTCAAGATCGGCGCGGTTTACGCGTTGACCGGGCCGGGTGCTGTCGGTGGCGGTGACGGCATGCGAGGAACCGAGCTGGCGATCGCACAGATCAATGCCGCCGGCGGTCTGAAGAACCACGATGGAGCCCAGATCGAGCTGGTGAAGGGCGATTCGCAAAGCAAGCCGATCAACGCAGTTGGCGAGACCGAACGTCTGATCAATCAGGACAAGGTCGCCGTCATCATGGGGGCCGCGACATCCAACGAGACCGTTCCGCTGTCGCAAGTGGCCGAAAAATACGGCGTACCCCACATCAATACTATTCCGCAGCAAGAATCGCTCTCCAACGGCACGTTGAAGTGGACGTGGTCCACCACCTTGGTCGACAGCGACTACGTGACCGGTATCTTCCGTGCGCTGGAGATGATCCATCAGGCTGACCCGAAACTGACCAGGATCGCCGTGCTGTGTCCGGACAACGAATACGGCATCGAGATGGGCAAGCTGTTGAAGGCGGAACTATCAAAGCGCAAGGATCTCAGCCTCACCGCGTTCATCGAGTACGGCGCATCGGCACAGGAGCTGCTGCAGCCAGTGTTGAAGGTGAAGGCGTCGCGGCCAGACGTCGTCGTTCAGGTGGGGTATTTCCGCGCCGGCGTGCTGGCCGCGAAGGCCTACGAGCAGCTCGACTTCCATCCAGTGGTCATCGGGACCGGTGGAATGTCCGGCGACCCCAAGCTTCGCCCCGAGATCGGCAATCTGGTGCAGTGGCAATTCGCTGTGACGCCATTCTCCGAAGATCTGGCGGCGGCGAAACCGGTTGCCGAGGCCTTCAAGAAGAAGTTCGATCAGACGCTGACGCTGAATTCGGCCCTGGGGTATTTCGGCACGATGGTTGTCGTGAAGGCCATCGATGAAGCCAAAAGCTTCGCGGCGGCAGATATCGCCGACGCCTTGCGCAAGGTGAAGGTCAGGAAAGAAGACATGATCACCGCATCCGACTTTCTGGAATTCGATGCGAACGGCCGCAACAAGGGCCGCGATACCACTGTCACGCAGTTTCAGGGCGATCGACTCGTTACCGTTTGGCCTCCGGAGAAAGCCGCCGCGAAACCGGTCTTGAAGGGCTTCAATACGCCGTGA
- a CDS encoding branched-chain amino acid ABC transporter permease, whose protein sequence is MKPALGLIVAVAALAALVPLLPIYAQHIFILVALYGSIALAWNILGGMAGQMSLGHSLFVGAGAYVATALYLNLGVNPWIGLVCAVLVGAALGAMLGYVVFRRRLSGVYFALVTLAVAEMAMHIVSNIPALGGANGLAIPSRPDFLNFQFGSKTGFCYAALGVLAIVCAAIIAIHRSRLGYVFLSIRENERAAAALGIDVVRGKIIAAALSGGLAAMTGPIYANYVLFIDPESVLGVPVSIDAILFAFVGGLGSLFGPLLGAAVLVPLTEGLRNLLGGQLAGVHLIAYGVILILVMRLAPRGLWGLLSDAVARTGK, encoded by the coding sequence ATGAAACCGGCGCTCGGTCTGATCGTTGCGGTTGCTGCGTTGGCTGCGCTCGTCCCGCTGCTTCCGATTTATGCGCAACATATCTTCATTCTGGTCGCACTTTACGGATCGATCGCACTCGCCTGGAATATTCTTGGTGGAATGGCCGGTCAGATGTCGCTGGGGCACTCACTGTTTGTTGGGGCGGGCGCGTATGTTGCGACGGCGCTCTATCTCAACCTCGGTGTCAACCCCTGGATCGGCCTTGTCTGCGCGGTACTCGTGGGCGCGGCGCTTGGAGCAATGCTGGGATACGTGGTGTTTCGGCGCAGGCTGTCGGGGGTCTATTTCGCGTTAGTGACTCTCGCCGTTGCGGAGATGGCAATGCACATCGTGAGTAATATACCGGCGCTCGGCGGAGCAAATGGCCTTGCGATTCCCTCACGACCGGACTTTCTCAATTTTCAGTTCGGTTCAAAGACCGGGTTCTGTTACGCGGCCCTTGGGGTTCTGGCGATCGTTTGCGCTGCGATCATCGCAATTCACCGGTCGCGTCTCGGTTATGTGTTCCTGTCGATCCGTGAGAATGAGCGGGCTGCCGCTGCACTTGGAATAGATGTGGTGCGAGGCAAGATCATTGCGGCGGCCCTGAGCGGGGGCTTGGCTGCGATGACGGGGCCGATCTACGCCAACTACGTGCTGTTCATCGACCCGGAATCGGTGCTCGGCGTTCCGGTGTCTATCGATGCTATTCTGTTTGCTTTTGTCGGCGGCCTGGGCTCGTTGTTCGGACCGCTGCTCGGTGCAGCGGTATTGGTGCCGCTGACGGAAGGCCTGCGCAACCTTCTGGGAGGGCAACTTGCTGGCGTGCATCTCATTGCTTATGGCGTAATCCTTATCCTGGTGATGCGTTTGGCTCCGAGAGGGCTCTGGGGTCTGCTCAGCGACGCGGTAGCGAGGACAGGAAAATGA
- a CDS encoding thiolase domain-containing protein has protein sequence MSIRRKACIAGAFEHPTRKAPDKTVAELHAECAKGALADAGLELRDVDGYFCAGDAPGLGANSMADYLGLMPRHIDTTDTGGSSYLIHVAHAAQAITLGKCDVALITLAGRPRSDGSSGVVPRNVTAATPDVPWEMPYGPLTVNMYALVAARHMYEYGTTSEQLAWIKVAAAAHAQHNPNAMLREAVSVEQVLESPMISDPLRRLDCCVVSDGGGALIVVRPEIARSLKRPVVNVLGTGEAIKGQQNGQVDLTWSGAALSGPRAFEEAAVKPADIQYASIYDSFTITVLMQLEDLGFCAKGQGGRFVADGNLISGIGKLPFNTDGGGLCNNHPANRGGITKVIEAVRQLRGEAHPKVQVPDCRLALAQGTGGLLGSRHGSATLIMERA, from the coding sequence ATGAGCATCCGACGCAAGGCCTGTATTGCAGGCGCTTTCGAACATCCGACCCGCAAGGCTCCGGACAAGACTGTGGCCGAGTTGCACGCGGAATGCGCCAAGGGCGCGCTCGCAGATGCGGGCCTGGAGCTGCGCGACGTCGACGGCTACTTCTGCGCCGGTGACGCGCCCGGGCTCGGGGCCAACAGCATGGCTGACTACCTCGGGCTGATGCCGCGTCATATCGACACGACCGACACGGGCGGCTCGTCCTACCTGATCCATGTCGCCCACGCCGCGCAGGCGATCACGCTGGGCAAATGTGACGTCGCCCTGATTACCCTCGCCGGGCGCCCACGCAGCGACGGCTCCAGCGGCGTCGTGCCGCGCAATGTCACGGCCGCCACACCCGATGTCCCATGGGAAATGCCTTACGGCCCGCTGACCGTGAACATGTATGCGCTGGTGGCGGCCCGGCACATGTACGAGTATGGCACAACGAGCGAGCAACTCGCCTGGATCAAGGTCGCGGCCGCCGCCCACGCACAACACAATCCAAACGCGATGCTGCGCGAAGCGGTGTCGGTCGAGCAGGTGCTCGAATCGCCGATGATCTCCGATCCACTGCGCCGACTCGACTGCTGTGTCGTCAGCGACGGCGGTGGCGCGCTGATAGTGGTGCGCCCCGAGATCGCGCGGTCGCTGAAGCGGCCAGTGGTGAACGTGCTCGGTACCGGAGAGGCCATCAAGGGGCAGCAGAACGGCCAGGTCGACCTCACCTGGTCCGGCGCCGCATTGTCGGGACCACGCGCATTCGAGGAAGCCGCGGTCAAGCCGGCGGACATTCAGTATGCCTCGATCTACGACAGCTTCACCATTACCGTGCTGATGCAGCTCGAGGATCTGGGGTTCTGCGCAAAAGGCCAGGGCGGCAGGTTCGTCGCCGACGGCAATCTCATTTCCGGCATCGGCAAGCTGCCCTTCAATACCGATGGCGGCGGTCTCTGCAACAATCATCCAGCGAACCGCGGCGGCATCACAAAGGTGATCGAGGCCGTGCGCCAGTTGCGCGGCGAAGCCCATCCGAAGGTCCAGGTGCCCGATTGCAGGCTGGCGCTTGCCCAAGGCACCGGCGGCCTGCTCGGTTCCCGGCACGGCAGTGCGACCTTGATCATGGAGCGAGCATAA
- a CDS encoding Zn-ribbon domain-containing OB-fold protein, which yields MSQDRPLSAPESDPATSAFWQATQQQSLRLKRCTSCDKMHWYPRLLCPYCLGETEWREASGKGTIYSVSVTRRAGPIPYAIAYVRLDEGVTMLTNIVDCDLDSLRIGQRVKAVFKPAEGGAMIPMFTPND from the coding sequence ATGTCCCAAGACCGGCCGTTGTCCGCGCCTGAGTCCGATCCCGCGACCTCTGCGTTCTGGCAAGCGACGCAGCAGCAGTCGCTCCGCCTCAAGCGGTGCACCAGCTGCGACAAGATGCATTGGTATCCGCGCCTGCTTTGTCCCTATTGCCTGGGCGAGACCGAATGGCGCGAGGCCTCCGGCAAGGGCACGATCTACAGCGTCAGCGTGACCCGGCGCGCCGGACCAATTCCTTACGCCATCGCCTATGTCAGGCTCGACGAAGGCGTGACGATGCTGACCAACATCGTCGATTGCGACTTGGACAGCCTTCGTATCGGACAGCGGGTCAAGGCCGTCTTCAAGCCAGCAGAGGGCGGCGCGATGATACCGATGTTCACGCCGAACGATTAG
- a CDS encoding branched-chain amino acid ABC transporter permease, which translates to MDMLPLLPQAVADGLLMGSVYAIVSVGLTLTFGVLRIVNFAHGDFLAIGLYLTYLGAKLFGVDPYWSLVAVLPLVTLGAAFTYKTLIAPATHAPEHNQIVVTLGLSLILQNVMLVLFTADVHTVPSVMSARVVQVGGVFVQVAAILASVASVVVCLALYWFLHSTETGRRIRAAAQDRDAALMCGVDVDRMYLLAFCIGIGSLGLVAPLIAPFNYVSPGVGSSFTLTAFIVVVLGSMGNFMGALAGGFIIGVVEAVGGLLTGGSINFVITYAIFILFLLFKPEGMFAVRRL; encoded by the coding sequence ATGGATATGCTTCCGCTATTGCCGCAGGCGGTGGCTGACGGGCTGTTAATGGGCTCTGTCTACGCGATTGTGTCAGTGGGTTTGACGCTCACATTTGGTGTGTTGCGGATCGTCAATTTCGCGCATGGCGACTTTCTGGCCATCGGATTGTATCTGACCTATCTCGGCGCAAAGCTTTTTGGGGTCGATCCGTATTGGTCGCTGGTGGCGGTCCTGCCGCTTGTCACGCTCGGAGCTGCGTTTACCTACAAAACGCTGATCGCCCCCGCCACGCATGCTCCGGAGCACAACCAGATTGTGGTTACGCTTGGCCTGTCGCTGATCCTGCAGAATGTGATGCTAGTGCTGTTTACCGCCGACGTTCATACGGTACCGTCGGTAATGTCGGCGCGGGTGGTGCAGGTCGGGGGTGTTTTCGTTCAAGTCGCCGCAATCCTTGCCAGCGTCGCCTCGGTGGTCGTTTGCCTTGCATTGTACTGGTTCCTGCATTCCACGGAAACTGGCCGGCGAATTCGCGCTGCGGCACAGGATCGCGATGCGGCGCTGATGTGCGGGGTCGATGTGGACCGCATGTATCTGCTGGCATTCTGTATCGGGATCGGATCTCTCGGCCTGGTCGCACCGCTGATCGCTCCGTTCAACTATGTCAGCCCCGGAGTGGGCTCGAGCTTCACTTTGACGGCCTTCATCGTCGTCGTGCTCGGAAGTATGGGAAACTTTATGGGTGCTCTGGCCGGGGGATTCATCATCGGCGTAGTCGAGGCGGTGGGAGGCCTACTGACCGGCGGATCCATCAATTTTGTCATCACTTACGCGATCTTTATCCTGTTTTTGTTGTTCAAGCCGGAAGGCATGTTTGCAGTGCGGCGACTATGA
- a CDS encoding ABC transporter ATP-binding protein: MPLLEVKGLFAGYGDVPVLRDVEFAVASGTITALIGANGAGKTTLLRAISGINRASSGQILFDGRDIARMPPQDIVAAGLVQVPEGRRLFPTMTVHENLLVGSSSPTAHSKRDRSLALVLELFPKLQERRSQLAGTLSGGEQQMVAIARALMASPRLLLLDETSLGLAPRVVDEIFDAVRLLAAQGMTIMVVEQNTALALEVADRGYVLEHGHVAIDGPASELMRDPRVKQAYLGI, encoded by the coding sequence ATGCCGCTGCTTGAAGTGAAGGGGCTTTTTGCCGGCTACGGTGACGTTCCCGTGCTGCGGGACGTCGAATTCGCGGTCGCCAGCGGCACGATCACCGCGTTGATCGGTGCCAACGGTGCAGGTAAGACCACGTTACTGCGGGCCATTTCCGGGATCAATCGTGCCAGCAGCGGGCAAATCCTTTTCGACGGTCGGGACATCGCGAGAATGCCGCCGCAGGATATTGTGGCGGCTGGCCTCGTCCAGGTGCCCGAAGGGCGGCGGCTGTTTCCCACGATGACGGTCCATGAGAACCTCTTGGTCGGATCCTCGTCTCCGACCGCTCACAGCAAGCGTGACCGAAGCCTGGCGCTCGTGCTGGAGCTGTTCCCTAAGCTTCAGGAGCGGCGTTCCCAACTGGCCGGGACGCTCTCCGGCGGTGAACAGCAGATGGTTGCGATCGCACGTGCGCTGATGGCGTCGCCGCGCCTGCTATTGCTCGACGAGACCAGCCTCGGGCTCGCTCCGCGCGTTGTCGATGAAATTTTCGATGCGGTTCGCCTGCTTGCCGCGCAGGGGATGACCATCATGGTGGTCGAACAGAACACGGCGCTTGCGCTCGAAGTCGCGGACCGCGGTTACGTGCTGGAGCACGGGCATGTTGCGATCGACGGGCCGGCATCGGAATTGATGCGCGACCCCCGCGTTAAGCAGGCCTATCTCGGAATCTAG
- a CDS encoding Zn-ribbon domain-containing OB-fold protein encodes MMLPVLAVDGVRAFPPRVTEFTLRFWQGLASGHFETTRCDDCTRLTFPPKPFCPHCWSERDRLGAALRSRNTLFADRGARGTGCVSR; translated from the coding sequence ATGATGTTACCGGTGCTGGCGGTCGACGGTGTCCGGGCGTTTCCACCGCGCGTCACCGAGTTCACCCTGCGGTTCTGGCAGGGCCTGGCATCCGGCCACTTCGAAACCACCCGCTGCGACGACTGCACCCGGCTGACATTCCCGCCGAAGCCATTTTGTCCGCATTGCTGGTCGGAGCGAGATCGTCTGGGTGCCGCTCTGCGGTCGCGGAATACTTTATTCGCAGACCGTGGTGCACGCGGCACCGGCTGTGTTTCGCGATGA
- a CDS encoding thiolase family protein, which produces MDRSVAIVGASAIPVGKWQKPRDAEIQVLEHEVLAKVVLAAVAEAGVDKREISTLAFAQPRPYTQQKYFATFIANYLRLPCSGSVLELLGNGMTAALAFEAAANDIRLGRSKVALALGVNFETATPAVEHMMNSMRATGDVDFHAPFGFTPISWYAMDAARYIHEFGSSRRQLASVAVKNRRHASLNPLAQLRKPVTLDEILAQKPIVEPLGLYEVPPRGDGAACIVLVDEDIAKALGKPYVRVRGRGFFTRGPIRSTRSRTT; this is translated from the coding sequence ATGGACAGAAGCGTCGCGATTGTCGGAGCCTCTGCCATTCCCGTCGGCAAATGGCAAAAGCCCAGGGATGCCGAAATCCAGGTGTTGGAGCATGAAGTTCTTGCCAAGGTGGTCCTTGCCGCAGTCGCTGAGGCGGGCGTAGACAAGCGCGAGATATCGACTCTCGCCTTCGCTCAGCCGCGCCCTTACACGCAGCAGAAGTATTTCGCGACGTTCATTGCCAATTATTTGCGATTGCCATGCTCCGGCTCGGTTCTGGAATTGCTCGGCAATGGTATGACTGCGGCGCTTGCTTTCGAGGCCGCAGCGAATGATATCCGTCTGGGGCGCTCCAAAGTTGCGCTGGCGCTGGGCGTCAACTTCGAAACCGCGACGCCGGCTGTCGAGCACATGATGAACTCCATGCGTGCGACGGGCGATGTCGACTTCCACGCGCCGTTCGGCTTCACGCCGATCTCATGGTATGCGATGGACGCGGCGCGCTATATCCACGAGTTCGGTTCGTCGCGCAGGCAATTGGCAAGCGTGGCGGTCAAGAACCGCCGTCATGCGTCGCTGAATCCGCTCGCCCAGCTCCGTAAGCCAGTGACTCTCGACGAGATCCTCGCCCAGAAGCCGATCGTGGAGCCGTTGGGCCTCTACGAGGTTCCTCCACGTGGTGACGGTGCGGCTTGCATCGTGTTGGTCGACGAAGACATCGCAAAAGCGCTGGGAAAGCCTTACGTCCGCGTGCGCGGCAGAGGATTTTTCACGAGGGGGCCCATCAGATCAACGAGGTCCCGAACGACATGA
- a CDS encoding MaoC/PaaZ C-terminal domain-containing protein, with protein MVDYQKTRAWRSPDVPHRYTANDTILYALGVGAGADPLSEDVLRLVYERNLLALPTMASVLASPGFWMRDNKELGIDALKLVHGEQSVQLHEPLPVATTLIGQSRVVRLVDKGEGKGAIMHVEKVLLDETGKRKIATCEQVLFLRGDGGFSRRGGGDEAAPAPPNTPETAPERVISLPTRAEQAVLYRLSGDLNPLHIDPSVAAKAGFPRPILHGLATYGIACRGLVEAFCSGDANRLTGIRARLSAPVYPGETISLECWQVDGNIAFRGRIVERDALVLTNGWATI; from the coding sequence ATGGTCGACTATCAGAAGACGCGGGCGTGGCGCTCGCCTGACGTGCCGCATCGTTACACGGCCAACGACACCATTCTTTATGCGCTCGGTGTGGGTGCGGGGGCCGATCCTTTGAGTGAAGACGTGCTCCGCCTGGTGTATGAGAGGAATCTCCTCGCGCTGCCCACCATGGCGTCGGTGCTGGCGTCGCCGGGGTTCTGGATGCGCGACAACAAGGAACTGGGGATCGACGCCCTCAAGCTCGTCCACGGCGAACAGTCGGTCCAGCTGCACGAGCCGTTGCCGGTGGCCACGACACTGATCGGCCAAAGTCGCGTCGTCCGCCTTGTCGACAAAGGGGAGGGCAAAGGCGCGATCATGCATGTTGAAAAGGTGCTACTCGACGAGACCGGCAAGCGAAAGATCGCGACCTGCGAACAAGTCCTCTTTTTGCGCGGCGACGGAGGTTTCTCCAGGCGGGGTGGTGGCGACGAGGCCGCTCCAGCCCCGCCAAATACGCCAGAGACCGCGCCCGAACGGGTCATCAGCTTGCCGACCCGAGCCGAGCAGGCTGTCCTCTATCGGCTGTCCGGAGATCTAAATCCACTCCACATCGATCCCTCGGTCGCGGCGAAGGCGGGCTTTCCGCGTCCGATACTGCATGGCCTTGCCACTTACGGCATCGCATGTCGCGGACTGGTAGAGGCATTCTGCAGCGGTGATGCAAACCGACTGACAGGCATCCGTGCGCGGTTGTCCGCGCCGGTTTACCCAGGCGAAACGATCAGCCTCGAATGCTGGCAGGTCGATGGCAACATCGCATTCCGGGGCCGCATCGTCGAACGCGACGCTCTGGTCCTGACCAATGGCTGGGCGACGATATGA